The Roseimicrobium gellanilyticum sequence GCATCCCCAGTCGGGCCTTCCGTGCCGCAGTTCCAGCTGTCGTTGTCATTGGCGCCATCGCGGTTCTCTTCGCCGTTCGCCTCATTGTGCTTGTGGTTGTACGAGACGAGGTCTCGCAGCGTGAAGCCGTCATGCGCAGTGATGAAGTTGATGCTGGCCCCGGGCCGCCGCCCATTGCTCGCATAGAGATCACTGCTTCCTGAGAGGCGCGAGGCAAACTCCCCCACGGTGCCACCATGCCCCTTCCAAAAGCGACGCACGCAATCGCGATACTTCCCGTTCCACTCCGTCCAGAGCACCGGAAAATTCCCCACCTGGTAGCCATTCGGCCCAAGATCCCACGGCTCTGCGATGAGCTTCACCTGGGACAGCACGGGATCCTGATGGATGATATCAAAGAAAGAACCCAGCCTGTCCACCTCCCACACATCCCGCCCCAGGGCGCTGGCCAGGTCAAAGCGAAAGCCATCCACATGCATCTCGCTTACCCAGTACCGCAGCGAGTCCATGATGAGCTGCAGGGTGAATGGATGCGAGACGTTCAGCGAATTCCCACACCCAGTGAAGTCCACGTAGTGCGCGCGATTGCTGGTGAGGCGGTAGTACGCCGCATTGTCGATGCCACGCAGCGAGAGTGTGGGTCCCTGCTCATTTCCTTCCGCAGTATGGTTGTACACCACATCGAGGATCACCTCGATGCCCGCCGCATGCAGCGCCTGCACCATGGCCTGGAATTCCCGCACCGCGCCCTCCGGTCCGCTCGCGGCATAGCGCGGATCCGGCGCCAGAAAGCCCAAGGTATTGTATCCCCAGTAGTTCCGCCGCCCACGCTGCGCGAGGAAGTGCTCATCGATATGGAAATGCACCGGCAGCAATTCCACCGCCGTGATTCCCAGACGCTGCAAATACTCAATGGCCGCAGGCGATCCGAGTCCTGCATAGGTGCCCCGCAAGCGCTCCTCCACACCGGGATGACGCATGGTGAAGCCCTTCACATGCACTTCGTAGATCACCGTCTCGTGCCACGGAATGCGCGGCGGACGATCGTTTCCCCAAGAGTACTTGGCGTCCACCACCCGTGCGAGCGGTGCATGAGCGGCTGAATCTTGTTCGGGGTCCAACACTGCCGCATCCCAGCGCAGGTCACGCGCGACGCACCGCGCATATGGGTCCAACAACACCTTGCGAGGGTTGAAGCGATGCCCTCCCTGCGGCGCATCAGGTCCATGCACACGGTAGCCATAGATCTGACCTTCACGCACGTCAGGAAGTTGACCGTGCCACACGTGTCCCGTCACTTCCGGCAGTTCGACGCGGGCACTCTCCACGCTTACCTCAGGTGAATCGAACAGGCACAGCTCCACCTTGGTCGCATGTTCGGAGAAGAGTGCGAAGTTCACCCCCTCCTCCGCCACGGTCGCCCCCAGTGGGAACGGTTTGCCAAGCCAGACCCGCGTTTCCTTCATGACATTTCCTCCCGGCAGCCTGCTGCCATCGCCTCGCGGAATCAGCGGGGCTTCTGCTGCTGCAAGATTTCAGAGAGAATCTTCAAACCCGTCTCCTGCAAAATTCCCACGCCGCTGCCGGGAATGAACCAGATGCCGCGATTGTGCTCCTTGCAGTAGAGAATGCCAATGCCATCATCTGTCGAGGCACGGAAATACTTGCTGTCCGGATGCTCGTCCAGAAACTGGAAGAACTGGTGCCTCCAAGGGTGATCCAGGAAGGGAAACAACTGTTCCCCCATGGCGCGCAACTCCTCCAGCGTAGCGGGCTGAATGGTGGCCGCGATTGCCTGACGGCGCGACTCGTTTACAGAACTGGGATCAAGAAGGGACATGGTGCGATTTCTGTGATGATGTTGCTGTTGCCGCCATCTTGTTCGTCTCACACATCATGTGCCATCAGACCTTGGTCCTACCAAGGGTATATGGTCAGAAACTGATTCCATAGTTGAAGATGACGCGGAAGTCCGTGAGATCATCACCCGTGCCACCACGCTCATCCACGAACGCATAGCGCAGGCGGATGGAGAGCCCCTTCAGCGTGCCCTCCGGCGGTGCCCACTGGAGATTGAAGTCATACTCATCCCGGGCATACTGGTTCGACGGGTCCGGATCGAGCCCGTGCACCCACAGGGCATAGGCGCTCAGGCCCTTCACCCATGGGAGATCGTATCCCGCGCGGAACATGACTGCACTCTCACCGTCACGATTGAAGTCCTCCACCTGCACTGCCGTGTATCCGGGATAGCCGCTCCAGGGAGTCTGTGTTGCCGTGTCTCCACTGACGTTCGTATAGGCCACGGTGAAGAGCGCATCTCCCACCGGAAGCTCCGCCTTCACGCCAAACTGCCGTGCCGTCGTTCCGTCATCGAGCAACAGGTCATCCCCCACACTCCGCTGATCCACATACTGCACCGCGAATCGCGGCTTCAGCTCCTCACTGATGGTCACCTGCAGCTTCGCCTCCGTGTAGGCAATGTTGATGATGTCCGGACTGAAATAGTCGATGGCACCGAAAGAGAAGTCCCCCTTCTTATACAATGCACCGGCCGTGTACACTCCCCTCTCCGCCTCTGAGCCGGCATCGACAGACATGGAGACGAATTCATCGGAGTTGCGGTCCTTGATGGCATCGAAATAGCCCACCCCGTAGTTGAGAGTGGCCCCGTCACCTCCCAGTTCCGTCTTTCCCTGGAGGACAATCGCCTCAAAGGTGTTGGGCGTCATCCGTGAATCATTCTTGTTGATGAAGGGCGTGTCGTATTCCTTGCGTCCCACATACAAGTTCAGGCTGTCGGTGAATCGGATGTCCGCATAGAGCTCACCGAGCACTTCATAGCTCGATTGGCCGGGACCCAGGATGAGCGTGCCGTCCTTGTCCTCGTCCCCGTGCAGTTTCTGGGAGGTATAGCCTGTTACTCCGATGGCGAGGTGCTCAAAGAAGTAACCCGTCTTCATCCCGGCCCATCCACCAAGTGCGAAAGCCTCACTCTCCGAGCCGTCGTACTTGTCCCGGTCAAAGTACATGGACCGGACATTGATCTTGAACTGGGTTTCCTCGATGGCATGACGCCGCGCCCGGGCTCTCCACTCACTTCCCTTCCACTCGAAGGAGTCTTCCAGTGTGGTCTGTCCCTGCTCGGTCGAGCTTTCCGCTGCGGCGGGAGCCATGCTGGCTGAGAGGGTCAGTTGCTCTGGAGCAGCCGTGGTAGTGGCAGAATCTGCGGCGACTGCCGCAGGCGATGCTTGGTTCTGGCCAATGACTTGCTGTATGCCGGTCCATGACATCATCAGCAGGATGCCTTGCGTCAGGAAACCCAGTGCTCGTGCGCGACGGGAGAATCTCACGGTTGAGGTCGAGTGGAATTGAACGTGCCCGCCCGAGGGAGTTCAGGCGGTTCCATGCCACGAAACATTGGAAGGTTTGGCAAGGGGCCTCCATCGGACCTTGGTCCTATGAAATTAAAACATGGTTGCCATTGGCCCAGCCAGACATTACTCCACGCGAATGCAAATTTTTCGCAACCTTTTCTTGTTTAAACAGTTTTTCATGACTTCATCAGACTGAGGCACTTTATGAATCGATATTTGAGTGCCAGTTTCAGAAAATTCCCATAGTTATAAACGTGGGTGTCAGCCTTGACATTCGACCGTCATTCGGAAAAAATACTCCATCTGATTGGACCCCTCCCATGTCCAACGAGCCATCAACTCAAAGGTCATCCCCCTCACCGTCCAGCGGACTGGTGTGCCTGGTCGATGATGACGGATTGGTACGCCGCGGTCTGGAGCGCCTCCTTCGCTCTCACGCCATGAAGGTGGAAGGCTTCAGTTCGGCGAAGTCCTATCTCTCGTGGTTGGACAGTTCCACCATTGAGGGGCCATGCTGCCTGGTACTGGATGTATGCATGCCGGGGCTGGACGGACTTCATCTCCAAAAGGCACTGGCGGATCATGGCGTGCCCATCATTTTCCTCACCGGGCACGGCGATGTGCCCACCTGTGCCGCCGCTATGAAAGCAGGCGCGGTGGACTTCCTCACCAAGCCTGTGGAGGAAGAGAAGCTCATGACCGCCATTGGCCTCGCGCTCAAGGCGTCCATCTCCAGCCGGAGGGAAGCCCACGAGCGAGTAGCTGCACGCTCCCGCTACCAATCCCTCACACCTCGCGAGATTGAGGTCATGTCCTGCGTGATCGCAGGGATGCTGAACAAGCAGATTGCAGACCACCTCGGTGCCGCGGAAAAGACCATCAAGGTGCACCGTGGCCGTGTGATGGAAAAGATGGGGGTCTACTCCGTGGCCGACCTCGTGCGCGCGGCCCAGGCAGTCGGCATCACCCCATTCGAAGTCTCCTCGCCTGCATGAACCCCGCGGTCACTCCGAAACCGACCGCATCATCCTCCATAGGTGATGCCTTCGGGAGTTCCATGAATGATCTCCTGCAGGTACGGGCCGCACTCGATGAGCACTCCATGGTGTGCACCACGGACAGCCAGGGATGCGTGACCTATGCCAACAACCGATTCTGCGAAGTTACCGGCTACAAACGGGAAGAGTGGCTGGGGCAGGACTACCGCATGATCGACCCCGGGTGC is a genomic window containing:
- the glgX gene encoding glycogen debranching protein GlgX — protein: MKETRVWLGKPFPLGATVAEEGVNFALFSEHATKVELCLFDSPEVSVESARVELPEVTGHVWHGQLPDVREGQIYGYRVHGPDAPQGGHRFNPRKVLLDPYARCVARDLRWDAAVLDPEQDSAAHAPLARVVDAKYSWGNDRPPRIPWHETVIYEVHVKGFTMRHPGVEERLRGTYAGLGSPAAIEYLQRLGITAVELLPVHFHIDEHFLAQRGRRNYWGYNTLGFLAPDPRYAASGPEGAVREFQAMVQALHAAGIEVILDVVYNHTAEGNEQGPTLSLRGIDNAAYYRLTSNRAHYVDFTGCGNSLNVSHPFTLQLIMDSLRYWVSEMHVDGFRFDLASALGRDVWEVDRLGSFFDIIHQDPVLSQVKLIAEPWDLGPNGYQVGNFPVLWTEWNGKYRDCVRRFWKGHGGTVGEFASRLSGSSDLYASNGRRPGASINFITAHDGFTLRDLVSYNHKHNEANGEENRDGANDNDSWNCGTEGPTGDAEVIELRARQQRNLLTTLFLSQGVPMLLAGDEFGQTQHGNNNAYCQDGPIAWLDWNHTEAQVSLLEFTRELIQLRKTQPVFRRRKFFQGRPIHGADIKDIYWLKPDGGEMNDADWNSGYARSLGVVLPGNQIHETGLQGERIQGGSFAILFNAHHEDIAFRLGSRRRDVKWTSILDTGRPKEQPLTYAQMDEFPLRARSLVVLRALLPSNPAES
- a CDS encoding OprD family outer membrane porin — encoded protein: MRFSRRARALGFLTQGILLMMSWTGIQQVIGQNQASPAAVAADSATTTAAPEQLTLSASMAPAAAESSTEQGQTTLEDSFEWKGSEWRARARRHAIEETQFKINVRSMYFDRDKYDGSESEAFALGGWAGMKTGYFFEHLAIGVTGYTSQKLHGDEDKDGTLILGPGQSSYEVLGELYADIRFTDSLNLYVGRKEYDTPFINKNDSRMTPNTFEAIVLQGKTELGGDGATLNYGVGYFDAIKDRNSDEFVSMSVDAGSEAERGVYTAGALYKKGDFSFGAIDYFSPDIINIAYTEAKLQVTISEELKPRFAVQYVDQRSVGDDLLLDDGTTARQFGVKAELPVGDALFTVAYTNVSGDTATQTPWSGYPGYTAVQVEDFNRDGESAVMFRAGYDLPWVKGLSAYALWVHGLDPDPSNQYARDEYDFNLQWAPPEGTLKGLSIRLRYAFVDERGGTGDDLTDFRVIFNYGISF
- a CDS encoding response regulator transcription factor, with protein sequence MSNEPSTQRSSPSPSSGLVCLVDDDGLVRRGLERLLRSHAMKVEGFSSAKSYLSWLDSSTIEGPCCLVLDVCMPGLDGLHLQKALADHGVPIIFLTGHGDVPTCAAAMKAGAVDFLTKPVEEEKLMTAIGLALKASISSRREAHERVAARSRYQSLTPREIEVMSCVIAGMLNKQIADHLGAAEKTIKVHRGRVMEKMGVYSVADLVRAAQAVGITPFEVSSPA